In Anas acuta chromosome 5, bAnaAcu1.1, whole genome shotgun sequence, a single window of DNA contains:
- the LOC137858063 gene encoding antigen WC1.1-like, giving the protein MVPARALGLLLCVQLCGGSGELRLVDGGGRCAGRVEVKHEGEWGSVCSYDFDWDHRGAGVVCRQLGCGTVARASPYAPFGQGKGRIWLHPIFCNGSEANLYDCFHFGWGRHFCGHEWDVGVTCTGEVGSWCWGCCAGTLRTGLSPVPGVEALELRLVAGRGPCEGRVEVKLQGRWGTVADDTWDIQDAEVVCQQMGCGSATIAYQGSQFGQADDPISLAFINCDGNEEALWDCNIRGWGPYTSPTKYDSAVVCQGFSRLAGGDGACSGRLEVRQGRAWATVCHGHVDLKAAQVVCRELGCGTAVAVPAAGHFGAATGPLWDGAFECNGSEPLLASCARRPTHGQACAGPAAIVCSPYTGFRLADGGSGCAGRVEVEAQGTWGALCASAWDLRDAHVLCRHLGCGPAASLPPGGHFGTGTATGPLRRDALSCSGSERHPGECPVALLGEPACPPGHAAAVNCSGAAEPLRLLDGESRCDGRLEVATSPGAWARVAAGPGDDRAASVACRQLGCGVSEKVYAVPAASSGPAELQELRCAGSEELLAQCNASGPAAAPGHSPPEAAVACSGSRRLRLAGGPGRCAGRVEVYSEGTWGTVCQDAWDLPDADVVCRQLGCGRALEAPGSERFGPGVGTLWPGAGGCSGTEAALWACPAPARRGCRRGGGAGAVCSGLLRLAGGSSSCSGRLEVLREGTWGRVCANDTSPATAAVVCRQLGCGSGGRLSAVPAQGSVPAWLGWVRCQEGAPSLWRCPSAPWHLQSCGPEGVAHIACDEDTEDTSGATSTAGASSSSSVAPLTAVSGSVPVPTVLCVLLGTLLGLALAALAVQAHRAQLQRRAPVKATDVGAEAVYEELDYSLMPEYQEVPSHTGSLSEGSGMKLQDNNWDGDKEESNPREAPALPAQPGHGPPDGYDDAAAVPEEPPTPHGGDTPVQPRGDTGYDDVDMGTLGTAP; this is encoded by the exons ATGGTGCCTGCCAGggcactggggctgctcctctgcGTGCAGCTCTGTGGGG gcagcggggagctgcGGCTGGTGGATGGCGGCGGGCGCTGCGCCGGCCGTGTGGAGGTGAAGCACGAGGGCGAGTGGGGCTCCGTCTGCAGCTATGACTTCGACTGGGACCACCGGGGCGCCGGCGTGGTGTGCCGGCAGCTGGGCTGCGGCACGGTGGCCCGGGCGTCCCCGTACGCCCCGTTTGGGCAGGGCAAGGGACGCATCTGGCTGCACCCAATCTTCTGCAACGGATCTGAGGCAAACTTATATGACTGCTTCCACTTTGGCTGGGGCCGACATTTCTGTGGCCATGAGTGGGACGTGGGGGTGACCTGCACAGGTGAGGTGGGGTCGTGGTGCTGGGGATGCTGTGCTGGGACCCTGAGGACAGGACTGAGTCCTGTACCCGGTGTAGAGGCGCTGGAGCTGCGGCTGGTGGCTGGCAGGGGACCCTGTGAGGGGAGAGTGGAGGTGAAGCTGCAGGGACGCTGGGGCACGGTGGCAGATGATACCTGGGACATACAGGACGCTGAGGTGGTATGCCAGCAAATGGGCTGCGGCTCAGCCACTATTGCCTACCAAGGCTCCCAATTTGGCCAAGCAGATGATCCCATCAGCTTGGCCTTTATCAACTGTGACGGGAATGAGGAGGCCCTTTGGGACTGCAATATTAGGGGTTGGGGACCCTATACCAGCCCTACAAAATACGACAGCGCTGTGGTGTGCCAAG GGTTCTCCCGTCTGGCCGGAGGGGACGGCGCCTGCTCGGGGCGGCTGGAGGTGCGTCAGGGCCGGGCCTGGGCCACCGTCTGCCACGGCCACGTGGACCTCAAGGCCGCCCAGGtggtgtgcagggagctgggctgcggCACGGCAGTGGCCGTCCCCGCTGCCGGCCATTTTGGGGCAGCAACGGGGCCGCTCTGGGACGGCGCCTTTGAGTGCAACGGCAGCGAGCCACTCCTGGCCAGCTGCGCCCGGCGGCCGACCCACGGCCAGGCCTGTGCTGGCCCCGCTGCTATCGTCTGCTCAC CCTACACCGGTTTCCGTTTGGCGGATGGCGGCTCGGGCTGCGCCGGGCGGGTGGAGGTGGAGGCgcaggggacatggggagcGCTGTGTGCCAGCGCCTGGGACCTGCGCGACGCCCACGTCCTGTGCCGCCACCTGGGctgcggccccgccgcctccctgCCCCCAGGAGGCCATTTCGGGACGGGCACGGCCACGGGGCCGCTGCGGCGCGATGCCCTGAGCTGCAGCGGGAGCGAGCGGCACCCGGGCGAGTGCCCCGTGGCGCTGCTGGGGGAGCCCGCCTGCCCCCCTGGCCATGCCGCCGCCGTCAACTGCTCAG GCGCCGCTGAGCCCCTGCGGCTGCTGGACGGGGAGAGCCGGTGCGACGGGCGGCTGGAGGTGGCCACGAGCCCCGGGGCCTGGGCCCGCgtggctgcggggccgggggacGACCGAGCTGCCTCGGTGGCGTGCCGGCAGCTGGGCTGCGGTGTGTCAGAGAAGGTCTACGCTGTGCCGGCCGCCAGCTCGGGCCCCgcggagctgcaggagctgcgcTGTGCTGGCAGCGAGGAGCTCCTGGCGCAGTGCAACGCCTCGGGGCCTGCCGCAGCGCCCGGCCACAGCCCCCCAGAGGCGGCCGTCGCCTGCTCAG GCAGCCGGCGGCTGAGGCTGGCGGGCGGCCCCGGGCGCTGCGCCGGCAGGGTGGAGGTGTACAGCGAGGGCACGTGGGGCACCGTCTGCCAGGACGCCTGGGACCTGCCAGATGCCGACGTCGTGTGCCGCCAGCTGGGCTGCGGGCGGGCCCTGGAGGCGCCCGGCTCGGAGCGCTTCGGGCCCGGCGTGGGGACGCTGTGGCCGGGTgccgggggctgctcggggacGGAGGCGGCTCTCTGGGCCTGCCCAGCCCCGGCACGGCGTGGCTGCCGCCGGGgcggcggtgccggtgccgtgTGCTCAG GGCTGCTGCGGCTggcggggggcagcagcagctgcagcgggCGCCTGGAGGTGCTGCGCGAGGGGACGTGGGGCCGCGTGTGCGCCAACGACACCAGCCCCGCCACAGCTGCCGTTGTCTGCCGccagctgggctgtggcagcGGGGGGAGGCTGTCGGCCGTCCCCGCACAGGGCTCGGTCCCCgcctggctgggctgggtgcgATGCCAGGAGGGGGCCCCCTCGCTCTGGCGCTGCCCCTCGGCGCCCTGGCACCTGCAGTCCTGCGGCCCCGAGGGGGTCGCCCACATCGCCTGTGACGAGGACACCGAGGACACGAGCGGGGCCACCAGCACTGCAG gtgccagcagcagcagcagcgttgCCCCACTGACAGCAGTGTCGGGGAGCGTGCCGGTGCCCACGGTCCTGTGTGTGCTCCTGGGGACGTTGCTGGGCCTGGCCCtggcagccctggctgtgcaggCACACCGCGCACAGCTGCAACGCCGAG CCCCCGTGAAAGCCACGGATGTCGGCGCTGAGGCCGTGTACGAGGAGCTGGATTACAGCCTGATGCCCGAGTACCAGGAGGTGCCCAGCCACACAG GCTCCCTGTCCGAGGGCTCGGGAATGAAGCTGCAGGACAACAACTGGGATGGTGACAAGGAGGAGAGCAACCCCAGAGAGGCCCCAG ccctcccagcccagcccgggcacGGCCCCCCAGATGGCTATGACGATGCTGCAGCCGTGCCGGAGGAGCCCCCCACTCCCCACGGTGGGGACACCCCGGTGCAGCCCCGCGGGGACACGGGCTATGACGACGTTGACAtgggcaccctggggacagcgCCGTGA
- the LOC137858122 gene encoding antigen WC1.1-like, with product MVPARALGLLLCVQLCGGSGELRLVDGGGRCAGRVEVKHEGEWGSVCSYDFDWDHRGAGVVCRQLGCGTVARASPYAPFGQGKGRIWLHPFFCRGSEATLQDCPHYGWGKHFCNHDRDVGVTCTEALELRLVAGRGPCEGRVEVKLRGRWGTVADDAWDMEDAEVVCQQMGCGSVADIYKGSNFGKADGPLSLALVDCDGTEKALWDCKIQGWGPYEGPHEYDSTVVCQGFSRLAGGDGACSGRLEVRQGRAWATVCHGHVDLKAAQVVCRELGCGTAVAVPAAGHFGAATGPLWDGAFECNGSEPLLASCARRPTHGQTCAGPAAIVCSPYTGFRLADGGSGCAGRVEVEAQGTWGALCASAWDLRDAHVLCRHLGCGPAASLPPGGHFGTGTATGPLRRDALSCSGSERHPGECPVALLGEPTCPPGHAAAVNCSGAAEPLRLLDGESRCDGRLEVATSPGAWARVAAGPGDDRAASVACRQLGCGVPEKVYAVPAASSGPVELQELQELRCAGSEELLAQCNASGPAAAPGHSPPEAAVACSGSRRLRLAGGPGRCAGRVEVYSEGTWGTVCQDAWDLPDADVVCRQLGCGRALEAPGSERFGPGVGTLWPGAGGCSGTEAALWACPAPALRGCRRGGGAGAVCSGLLRLAGGSSSCSGLLEVLHEGTWGRVCANDTSPATAAVVCRQLGCGSGGRLAAVPAQGSVPAWLGWVRCQEGAPSLWRCPSAPWHLQSCGPEGVAHIACDEDTEDTSGATSTAGASSSSSVAPLTAVSGSVPVPTVLCVLLGTLLGLALAALAVQAHRAQLQRRAPVKATDVGAEAVYEELDYSLMPEYQEVPSHTGSLSEGSGMKPQDDSWDGNDEELSPGEAPALPAQPGHGSPDGYDDAAAVPEELPAPHGGDAPAQPCGDTGYDDVDMGTLGTAP from the exons ATGGTGCCTGCCAGggcactggggctgctcctctgcGTGCAGCTCTGTGGGG gcagcggggagctgcGGCTGGTGGATGGCGGCGGGCGCTGCGCCGGCCGCGTGGAGGTGAAGCACGAGGGCGAGTGGGGCTCCGTCTGCAGCTACGACTTCGACTGGGACCACCGAGGCGCTGGCGTGGTGTGCCGGCAGCTGGGCTGCGGCACGGTGGCCCGGGCGTCCCCGTACGCCCCATTTGGGCAGGGCAAGGGACGCATCTGGCTGCACCCATTCTTCTGCCGTGGCTCTGAGGCCACCTTGCAGGACTGCCCCCATTATGGCTGGGGGAAGCACTTCTGTAACCATGATCGGGATGTGGGGGTGACCTGCACAG AGGCGCTGGAGCTGCGGCTGGTGGCTGGCAGGGGACCCTGTGAGGGGAGAGTGGAGGTGAAGCTACGGGGACGCTGGGGCACGGTGGCAGATGATGCCTGGGACATGGAGGATGCCGAGGTAGTGTGCCAGCAAATGGGCTGCGGCTCAGTCGCTGACATCTACAAAGGGTCCAATTTTGGCAAAGCTGACGGCCCCCTCAGTTTGGCGCTTGTTGACTGTGATGGGACAGAGAAGGCCCTCTGGGACTGCAAGATTCAAGGCTGGGGTCCCTACGAAGGCCCTCATGAATACGACAGCACTGTGGTGTGCCAAG GGTTCTCCCGTCTGGCCGGAGGGGACGGCGCCTGCTCGGGGCGGCTGGAGGTGCGTCAGGGCCGGGCCTGGGCCACCGTCTGCCACGGCCACGTGGACCTCAAGGCCGCCCAGGtggtgtgcagggagctgggctgcggCACGGCAGTGGCCGTCCCCGCTGCCGGCCATTTTGGGGCAGCAACGGGGCCGCTCTGGGACGGCGCCTTTGAGTGCAACGGCAGCGAGCCACTCCTGGCCAGCTGCGCCCGGCGGCCGACCCACGGCCAGACCTGTGCTGGCCCCGCTGCTATCGTCTGCTCAC CCTACACCGGTTTTCGTTTGGCGGATGGCGGCTCGGGCTGCGCCGGGCGGGTGGAGGTGGAGGCgcaggggacatggggagcGCTGTGTGCCAGCGCCTGGGACCTGCGCGACGCCCACGTCCTGTGCCGCCACCTGGGCTGCGGCCCTGCCGCCTCCCTGCCCCCAGGAGGCCATTTCGGGACGGGCACGGCCACGGGGCCGCTGCGACGCGATGCCCTGAGCTGCAGCGGGAGCGAGCGGCACCCGGGCGAGTGCCCCGTGGCGCTGCTGGGGGAGCCCACCTGCCCCCCTGGCCATGCCGCCGCCGTCAACTGCTCAG GCGCCGCTGAGCCCCTGCGGCTGCTGGACGGGGAGAGCCGGTGCGACGGGCGGCTGGAGGTGGCCACGAGCCCCGGGGCCTGGGCCCGCgtggctgcggggccgggggacGACCGAGCTGCCTCGGTGGCGTGCCGGCAGCTGGGCTGCGGTGTGCCAGAGAAGGTCTACGCTGTGCCGGCCGCCAGCTCGGGCCCcgtggagctgcaggagctgcaggagctgcgcTGTGCTGGCAGCGAGGAGCTCCTGGCGCAGTGCAACGCCTCGGGGCCTGCCGCAGCGCCCGGCCACAGCCCCCCAGAGGCGGCCGTCGCCTGCTCAG GCAGCCGGCGGCTGAGGCTGGCGGGCGGCCCCGGGCGCTGCGCCGGCAGGGTGGAGGTGTACAGCGAGGGCACGTGGGGCACCGTCTGCCAGGACGCCTGGGACCTGCCAGATGCCGACGTCGTGTGCCGCCAGCTGGGCTGCGGGCGGGCCCTGGAGGCGCCCGGCTCGGAGCGCTTCGGGCCCGGCGTGGGGACGCTGTGGCCGGGTgccgggggctgctcggggacGGAGGCGGCTCTCTGGGCCTGCCCAGCCCCGGCACTGCGTGGCTGCCGCCGGGgcggcggtgccggtgccgtgTGCTCAG GGCTGCTGCGGCTggcggggggcagcagcagctgcagcgggCTCCTGGAGGTGCTGCACGAGGGGACGTGGGGCCGCGTGTGCGCCAACGACACCAGCCCCGCCACAGCTGCCGTTGTCTGCCGccagctgggctgtggcagcGGGGGGAGGCTGGCGGCCGTCCCCGCACAGGGCTCGGTCCCCgcctggctgggctgggtgcgATGCCAGGAGGGGGCCCCCTCGCTCTGGCGCTGCCCCTCGGCGCCCTGGCACCTGCAGTCCTGCGGCCCCGAGGGGGTCGCCCACATCGCCTGTGACGAGGACACCGAGGACACGAGCGGGGCCACCAGCACTGCAG gtgccagcagcagcagcagcgttgCCCCACTGACAGCAGTGTCGGGGAGCGTGCCGGTGCCCACGGTCCTGTGCGTGCTCCTGGGGACGTTGCTGGGCCTGGCCCTGGCAGCCCTGGCGGTGCAGGCACACCGCGCACAGCTGCAACGCCGAG CCCCCGTGAAAGCCACGGATGTTGGCGCTGAGGCCGTGTACGAGGAGCTGGATTACAGCCTGATGCCCGAGTACCAGGAGGTGCCCAGCCACACAG GTTCCCTGTCCGAGGGCTCAGGCATGAAGCCGCAGGATGACAGCTGGGATGGCAATGACGAGGAGCTCAGCCCTGGAGAGGCCCCAG ccctcccagcccagcccgggcacGGCTCCCCGGATGGCTACGATGATGCTGCGGCCGTGCCGGAggagctcccagctccccacggTGGGGACGCCCCGGCGCAGCCCTGCGGGGACACGGGCTATGACGACGTTGACAtgggcaccctggggacagcgCCGTGA